In Pseudomonas sp. P5_109, the genomic window GCACTCTCGTGCCTCTGAAGTGCCCGAAAATAAACGCTGAAAGGCCAGGTGTTCGCTATTGACTTCACTTTGCCTTTCGGATTGACTGGGCTCGTGAAAGGGCAGTGAACATAATAATTAACAGCTAAATAGGTGCAACATGTCGGTCCCCCTGCGTACCGTTCAACTCAACGAAGCAAACGCATTCCTTAAGAAATATCCTGAGGTTTTGTACGTCGACCTTCTGATTGCGGATATGAACGGTGTGGTGCGCGGCAAGCGCATCGAGCGCACCAGTCTTCATAAGGTTTACGAGAAAGGCATTAACCTGCCGGCGTCCCTGTTTGCTCTGGACATCAATGGCTCCACGGTGGAAAGCACCGGCCTGGGTCTGGACATCGGCGACTCCGACCGGATCTGCTACCCGATCCCCGGAACCCTGAGCATCGAACCCTGGCAGAAGCGCCCGACCGCGCAACTGCTGATGACCATGCACGAACTAGAAGGCCAGCCATTCTTCGCCGACCCGCGTGAAGTGCTGGCCAATGTCGTGCGCAAGTTCGACGACATGGGCCTGACCATCTGCGCCGCGTTCGAGCTGGAGTTCTACCTGATCGACCAGGACAACGTGAACGGTCGTCCGCAATCGCCACGTTCGCCGGTATCCGGCAAGCGTCCGATGTCGACCCAGGTGTACCTGATCGACGATCTCGACGAATACGTCGATTGCCTGCAAGACATCCTCGAAGGCGCGAAAGAGCAGGGCATCCCGGCTGACGCCATCGTCAAGGAAAGCGCCCCGGCGCAGTTCGAAGTCAACCTGCACCACGTGGCTGACCCGATCAAGGCGTGCGACTACGCGGTCCTGCTCAAGCGTCTGGTGAAGAACATCGCCTACGACCACGAGATGGACACCACCTTCATGGCCAAGCCGTATCCGGGCCAGGCAGGTAACGGTCTGCACGTGCACATTTCGATTCTCGACAAAGAAGGCAACAACATCTTTGCCAGCGAGGATCCCGAGCAGAACGCCGCACTGCGACACGCGATCGGCGGTGTGCTCGAGACCCTGCCGGCGCAGATGGCGTTCCTCTGCCCGAACGTCAACTCGTACCGTCGTTTCGGCGCACAGTTCTACGTGCCGAACTCGCCGAGCTGGGGCATCGACAACCGCACCGTAGCCGTGCGTGTGCCGACCGGTTCGCCAGACTCGGTGCGCATCGAACACCGCGTAGCGGGCGCCGATGCCAACCCGTACCTGCTGATGGCGTCGGTATTGGCCGGCGTGCACCACGGCCTGACCAACCAGATCGAACCGGGCGCACCGGTGGAAGGCAACAGCTACGAGCAGAACGAGCAGAGCCTGCCGAACAACCTGCGCGATGCCCTGCGCGAGCTGGACGACAGCGAAGTCATGGCCAGGTACATCGACCCGCTGTACATCGACGTGTTCGTGGCGTGCAAGGAAAGCGAGCTGGCCGAGTTCGAGAACTCCATCTCGGACCTTGAGTACAACTGGTACTTGCATACCGTCTGATTGGTTGGTTCAACACAATCAAATGTGGGAGCGGGCTTGCTCGCGAAAGCGGTGTGTCAGGTGACATCGATATTGAATGTGCCGACGCCTTCGCGAGCAAGCCCGCTCCCACAGGGATTGCATTTCAGAACTTGAACTGACGGGCTTCAGCCCGACGATCACCTATTCCCCTGCGTCGAGTCACAACAATGACAAACACTCGCAGCGATTGGGAGCAGCGCTTCCAGTCCCTAACAATCGAAGGTCGCGCATTCATTGACGGCCAATACTGCGCGGCCGCCAGTGGCACCACGTTCGAATGCCTGAGCCCGGTGGACGGCCGTTTCCTGGCCAACGTCGCCAGCACCGATGAGGCCGACGCCAATGCGGCAGTCGCCGTCGCGCGCCGCGCGTTCGAATCCGGCGTCTGGGCCAACCTGGCCCCGGCCGAGCGCAAGCGCATCCTGATCCGTTTCGCCGATCTGATCCTGGCCAACCAGGAAGAACTGGCCCTGCTCGAAACCCTCGACATGGGCAAGCCGATCAGCGACTCCATGAGCATCGACATTCCGGCGACCGCCAACGCGATCCGCTGGACCGCCGAAGCCATCGACAAGATCTACGACGAAGTCGCCGCCACGCCCCAGGACCAGTTGGGCCTGGTGACGCGCGAAGCGGCCGGCGTGGTCGCGGCCATCGTGCCGTGGAACTTCCCGCTGATCATGGCCAGCTGGAAATTCGCCCCGGCCCTGGCGATGGGCAACTCGTTCATCCTCAAGCCTTCGGAAAAGTCGCCGCTGACGGCGATCCGCATCGCCCAGCTGGCACTGGATGCCGGCATCCCGAAAGGCGTGTTCAACGTCCTGCCGGGCTACGGCCACACCGTGGGCAAGGCGCTGGCGTTGCACATGGACGTCGACGTGCTGGCCTTCACCGGCTCCACGGCGATCGCCAAGCAGCTGATGATCTACGCCGGGCAAAGCAACATGAAACGCGTCTGGGCTGAAGCGGGCGGCAAGAGCGCGAACGTGGTGTTCGCCGATGCGCCGGACCTGCGCGCCGCTGCACAAGCCGCGGCCGGTGCCATTGCCTTCAACCAGGGCGAAGTCTGCACCGCCGGTTCGCGCTTGCTGGTTGAACGTTCGATCCGCGAGCAATTCATTCCGCTGTTGGTCGAAGCACTGCAAGCGTGGAAACCAGGGCATGCGCTCGATCCTGCGACCACGGTCGGCGCGGTCGTCGACCAGCGTCAACTGGACAACGTGCTGCGCTATATCGGGATCGGCAAAGAGCAGGGCGCTCAGTTGATCGCCGGCGGCAGCCGCACCCTCGAAGATACCGGTGGCCAGTACGTGGAACCGACGATTTTCGACGGTGTGACCAACGCCATGACCATCGCCCAGGAAGAAATCTTCGGCCCGGTGCTGTCGGTCATCACCTTCGACACGACTGAAGAAGCTTTGGCGATTGCCAACGACAGCATCTACGGCCTGGCCGCCGGGGTTTGGACCAGCAACCTGAGCAAGGCCCATACCTTCGCCCGTGCCTTGCGCGCCGGCAGCGTCTGGGTCAACCAGTACGACGGCGGCGACATGACCGCACCGTTCGGCGGGTTCAAGCAGTCGGGTAACGGTCGGGACAAATCGCTGCACGCGTTCGACAAGTACACCGAACTCAAAGCGACCTGGATCAAGCTCTAATAACAATAAAGCGGCGGTCGCCGGCAACTTGCGGCGGCCATCGGAGAAATTTATGAAACACAGCGCTACCAAGCAACAGCATGTAAACAGCTACTACGCCGCCACCCGCAACTTCACCGGCGATTTCCCGGTGCTGGAAGGGGCGGTGGACTGCGACGTCTGCGTGATCGGTGCCGGCTACACTGGCCTGTCCTCGGCCCTGTTCCTCGCCGAAGCGGGCTACAGCGTGACCGTGCTCGAAGCGGCCAAGGTCGGCTTCGGCGCCAGCGGTCGCAATGGCGGTCAACTGGTCAACTCCTACAGCCGTGACGTCGATGTCATCGAAGAGCGCTACGGCGACAAGACCGCCGAAGTCCTCGGCAGCATGATTTTCGAAGGCGCCGACATCATCCGTCAGCGCATACAGCACTACGACATCCAGTGCGACTACCGTCCCGGCGGTATCTTCGCGGCGATGAACAAGAAGCAGCTCAAGGGCCTGGCCGAGCAGAAGAAGAGCTGGGAACGCTACGGCAACAAGAACCTGAAAATGCTCGACGCGGCCGACATCAAGCGCGAAGTCGGCTCCGACGCCTACGTCGGCGGCCTGCTGGACATGCAGGGCGGCCACATTCACCCGCTGAACCTGGCCCTCGGCGAAGCCTCGGCGATCATCGGCCTGGGTGGCAAGATCTACGAGCAATCGGCAGCGGTGGAAATCACCTACGGCGAGCCGATCACCGTGCGCACTGCAAAAGGCGTGGTGAAGGCCAAGTACCTGCTGATCGCCGGTAACGCCTACCTGCCGCAGGGCCTGGACAACCGCGTGACCAGCAAGAGCATGCCGTGCGGTTCGCAGATCGTCGTCACCGAGCCGTTGTCGGAGCAGCAAGCGCATAGCCTGATCAAGAACAACTACTGCGTCGAAGACTGCAACTACCTGCTCGACTACTACCGCCTGACTGCCGACAACCGCCTGCTGTACGGCGGTGGCGTGGTCTACGGTGCACGCGAGCCGGACGACATCGAACAACTGATCCGCCCGAAAATCCTCAAGACCTTCCCGCAATTGAAGGACGTGAAGATCGACTACCGCTGGACCGGCAACTTCCTGCTGACCATGTCACGCATGCCGCAATTCGGCCGTATCGAGAAAAACGCCTACTACATGCAAGGCTACAGCGGTCACGGCGTTACCTGCTCGCACCTGGCCGGCAAACTGATCTCGGAAATGATCCGTGGCGATGCCGAGCGCTTCGACGCGTTTGCCTCCTTGCCGCACATGCCGATGATCGGCGGGCGCACCTTCTCGGCGCCGCTGACCGCCCTCGGCGCCGTGTACTACTCGCTGCGCGACCGTTTCGGCATCTAAGCTTTACCTCGCCGACGGTTTCTGTGTAACAGGAACCGCCGGTTTTTTATCTGAAACACCGCAGTTCCCTGTAGGAGCCAGTTTGCTGGCGAAGAGGTCATATCAGCCAAAATCGATGTCGCCTGACACACCGCTTTCGCGAGCAAGCCCGCTCCCACAGGTGGTTTTTTTCTGCCGTCTATCGAACCTGCTGAGCATTACGAACAAACGTGATTTAATAGCCGCCTTTCACGTTTCCGGGACCGGAAAACGGCGTGATCCGCGCCTGCTCTCCACCCCCATTACCCTTACGCGGTACGCACATAAGGCTGTCATGGACACGGGCTCACGACTCAAATTAGTACGCGAAAGCTACAAACTGTCCCAGCGCGAGCTGGCCCGGCGTAGCGGCGTCACCAATGCAACCATCTCCCTGATCGAACAGAATCGGGTCAGTCCTTCCGTCAGCTCCCTGAAGAAACTGCTGGAGGGCATCCCCATGTCCCTGGCCGACTTCTTCACCTTCGATCAGCCACCCCGCGAACACCAATACGTCTTCCGCGCCAGCGAACAGCCCGACCTCGGTCGCCACGGCCTGCGCCTGCTGCTGATCGGCGCCTCCGTACCAAGCCGGCAGATGCGCCTGCTGCGCGAGCAATACGCGCCGGGCGCCAGTTCCGGCGAAGAGCCGATCGTGCACTCCGAAGGCGAAGAGTGCGGGCTGGTGACACGTGGCACCGTGGAGTTGACCGTGGATGGCCAGGTCAGCGTGCTGAACGCCGGGGATGGCTATTACTTCCCGACGACCTTGCCGCACCGGTTTCGCAATATAGGGGCGGATGAGGCGGAAATCATCAGCGCGAACACGCCGGCGAACTTCTAATAGGGCCTGCCCCGGTGGCGCTTTGTCAGGCCGAACAATCGGCTCTTCCAGACAGAGTCCACCAGGATCAGGCTATAAAAACCCGCATTAATGCGGGTTTTTTTACGGCTGGAATTCGCTTACTGCGCCTTGGACACCTCAAACCCCCGCCGCTCGATCACCCCAAACACGTCCCGCACATCCTGAAGCAGAATCCGCGAAATGTTCGTGACGGTGTTGATGTCGTTTTCGGCGTAGTCGGGGAGGCTGGTGCAGGCCATGAGGTTGAGGTATTGGAGGACGGCGTTGAGGCGTTCGGCGGCGCAGTTGTGGAGATCGCGTAGCGGGGCGTCGCTGTCGATGAGAAGGACGGGGTAGCTGGTGGCGATTTGTTTCATGGGGGTGAAGCGGCGTTGCGGATTGTTAGCATCCATAAGTAAAACTTCCTCGTATCTGAAAGAAGAGCTACTCCCGGTCGCTGCGAATCGAATGGGGTGGTAGCTATGTGCGGGTTCGCAGACCGAGGATACGAGGAACCCGGCAGACCCGAAGATCTCCCA contains:
- a CDS encoding glutamine synthetase family protein; this translates as MSVPLRTVQLNEANAFLKKYPEVLYVDLLIADMNGVVRGKRIERTSLHKVYEKGINLPASLFALDINGSTVESTGLGLDIGDSDRICYPIPGTLSIEPWQKRPTAQLLMTMHELEGQPFFADPREVLANVVRKFDDMGLTICAAFELEFYLIDQDNVNGRPQSPRSPVSGKRPMSTQVYLIDDLDEYVDCLQDILEGAKEQGIPADAIVKESAPAQFEVNLHHVADPIKACDYAVLLKRLVKNIAYDHEMDTTFMAKPYPGQAGNGLHVHISILDKEGNNIFASEDPEQNAALRHAIGGVLETLPAQMAFLCPNVNSYRRFGAQFYVPNSPSWGIDNRTVAVRVPTGSPDSVRIEHRVAGADANPYLLMASVLAGVHHGLTNQIEPGAPVEGNSYEQNEQSLPNNLRDALRELDDSEVMARYIDPLYIDVFVACKESELAEFENSISDLEYNWYLHTV
- a CDS encoding aldehyde dehydrogenase — encoded protein: MTNTRSDWEQRFQSLTIEGRAFIDGQYCAAASGTTFECLSPVDGRFLANVASTDEADANAAVAVARRAFESGVWANLAPAERKRILIRFADLILANQEELALLETLDMGKPISDSMSIDIPATANAIRWTAEAIDKIYDEVAATPQDQLGLVTREAAGVVAAIVPWNFPLIMASWKFAPALAMGNSFILKPSEKSPLTAIRIAQLALDAGIPKGVFNVLPGYGHTVGKALALHMDVDVLAFTGSTAIAKQLMIYAGQSNMKRVWAEAGGKSANVVFADAPDLRAAAQAAAGAIAFNQGEVCTAGSRLLVERSIREQFIPLLVEALQAWKPGHALDPATTVGAVVDQRQLDNVLRYIGIGKEQGAQLIAGGSRTLEDTGGQYVEPTIFDGVTNAMTIAQEEIFGPVLSVITFDTTEEALAIANDSIYGLAAGVWTSNLSKAHTFARALRAGSVWVNQYDGGDMTAPFGGFKQSGNGRDKSLHAFDKYTELKATWIKL
- a CDS encoding NAD(P)/FAD-dependent oxidoreductase, with translation MKHSATKQQHVNSYYAATRNFTGDFPVLEGAVDCDVCVIGAGYTGLSSALFLAEAGYSVTVLEAAKVGFGASGRNGGQLVNSYSRDVDVIEERYGDKTAEVLGSMIFEGADIIRQRIQHYDIQCDYRPGGIFAAMNKKQLKGLAEQKKSWERYGNKNLKMLDAADIKREVGSDAYVGGLLDMQGGHIHPLNLALGEASAIIGLGGKIYEQSAAVEITYGEPITVRTAKGVVKAKYLLIAGNAYLPQGLDNRVTSKSMPCGSQIVVTEPLSEQQAHSLIKNNYCVEDCNYLLDYYRLTADNRLLYGGGVVYGAREPDDIEQLIRPKILKTFPQLKDVKIDYRWTGNFLLTMSRMPQFGRIEKNAYYMQGYSGHGVTCSHLAGKLISEMIRGDAERFDAFASLPHMPMIGGRTFSAPLTALGAVYYSLRDRFGI
- a CDS encoding fructose-bisphosphate aldolase; the encoded protein is MDANNPQRRFTPMKQIATSYPVLLIDSDAPLRDLHNCAAERLNAVLQYLNLMACTSLPDYAENDINTVTNISRILLQDVRDVFGVIERRGFEVSKAQ
- a CDS encoding cupin domain-containing protein, yielding MDTGSRLKLVRESYKLSQRELARRSGVTNATISLIEQNRVSPSVSSLKKLLEGIPMSLADFFTFDQPPREHQYVFRASEQPDLGRHGLRLLLIGASVPSRQMRLLREQYAPGASSGEEPIVHSEGEECGLVTRGTVELTVDGQVSVLNAGDGYYFPTTLPHRFRNIGADEAEIISANTPANF